The following proteins are co-located in the Manihot esculenta cultivar AM560-2 chromosome 9, M.esculenta_v8, whole genome shotgun sequence genome:
- the LOC110623274 gene encoding uncharacterized protein LOC110623274, producing MMIELGAKDKLAFITGKCKMPNSDADDLEKWQRIDTMVTSWLLNSLTKEIVEAFLYVTSAKELWDEIKSRYGERNGPLLYQIKREISSFTQNNMCVMIYFTKLKKLWDELNCLKSLPTCTYGAAKCINEIDNRNKLIQFLMELNDFYDHVRDQILIMEPLPSINRAHSMFLSVKKQKEVHGGSMGELNVAMAVKIARDTASKPRKKEFYEKEKDGRFRTHCNNSRHTKEICFKIYEYPEWFTDLKMKKG from the coding sequence ATGATGATTGAACTAGGAGCTAAGGACAAACTGGCCTTCATCACTGGAAAATGTAAGATGCCAAATTCAGATGCTGATGATTTAGAAAAATGGCAGAGAATTGATACTATGGTAACTTCCTGGTTGCTCAACTCTCTCACAAAAGAAATAGTAGAAGCTTTTTTATATGTTACATCtgcaaaagagttgtgggatGAGATTAAGAGTAGATATGGGGAAAGAAATGGCCCCCTTCTTTATCAAATCAAAAGAGAAATAAGCTCTTTTACTCAAAACAATATGTGTGTAATGATTTACTTCACCAAGCTTAAGAAATTATGGGATGAGCTAAACTGCCTTAAATCACTTCCTACATGTACTTATGGTGCAGCTAAATGCATAAATGAAATTGATAATAGGAATAAGTTGATCCAGTTCTTAATGGAGCTAAATGATTTTTATGATCATGTAAGGGACCAAATACTAATCATGGAACCTCTTCCAAGCATTAACAGGGCTCATTCCATGTTCTTGAGTGTTAAGAAGCAAAAAGAAGTACATGGAGGAAGCATGGGTGAACTTAATGTAGCAATGGCAGTAAAGATAGCAAGAGACACTGCAAGCAAGCCAAGGAAAAAGGAATTCTACGAGAAGGAGAAGGATGGCAGGTTTCGTACTCATTGTAACAACTCAAGACACACAAAGGAGATATGTTTTAAAATCTATGAGTATCCTGAATGGTTTACTGATCTCAAAATGAAGAAAGGATAG